The Microbacterium sp. LKL04 sequence GAAGAAGCGCGGCATCAACGTCACGGCCGAGGTCACGCCCCACCACCTGCTGCTGACCGAGGACCTCGTCCGCGGATACGACCCGCGCTTCAAGGTCAACCCGCCGCTGCGGCGGGACGAGGATGTGCGCGCGGTCCGAGAGGGACTCGCGGACGGCACGATCGACATCGTCGCCACCGACCACGCCCCGCATCCCGCCGAAGCGAAGACCTGCGAATGGCAGGCTGCGGCCAACGGGATGGTCGGACTCGAGTCCGCCCTCCGCGTCGTGCACGCCGCGATGGTCGAAACGGGTCTGCTCGAGTGGTCCGACGTCGTCCGTGTCATGTCATCGGCCCCTGCTCGCATCGGCAGGCTCGCGGATGCCGGGACCCCGATCGCGGTCGGATCGCCGGCATCCCTCGCCCTCTACGACCCGGCGCCGGTCCGCGCATTCAGCACGGACGACCTGCGGGGCAGCAGTGTGAACTCGCCCTACCTGGGGCGGGAGCTGCCGGGCGAGGTACGCGCGACGTTCTTCCGCGGCCGACAGACCGTCGCCGACGGCGCGGTCGTCGCCGAGGTCGCCTCGTGACGCGCGAGGCTGCCGTCCTCGTCATGGTGGCGGTCGCCGTCCTGCTGATCGTGATCGGACTGATCGCCTGGCGACGACGATCGAGGCGGGATGCGGGCCTGACCGCCCCGGTCGGCGATGCCCCCGACGGTGCCGTCACGAGTCTCCGCTCGGAGGGACTGTACGTCGCCACGACCCGTCACGACGATGCGCTGGAACGGCTCGCGATCCGCGGGCTCGCCTTCCGGTCCCGCGTCGACGTGACCGTGACCGATGCCGGCGTGGCTCTCGATCTGACCGGCCAGCCGCGGATCTTCCTCGCCGCGGACGCCCTGGTCTCCGTGGGCCAGGCGACGGTCGCCATCGACCGGGTCGTCGAGCGCGACGGCCTCGTCCGTCTCGCGTGGACCACCCCGGAAGGCACGGTCGTCGACAGCTACCTCCGCCCGCAGGACCTCTCCGCGCGATCGCTCAGCGACGCGATCAGCCGGGTCCTCCCCGCCACCTCTTCTCCCACCTCTCCCCAGCAGATTCCCGGAAGCGACGCATGAGCATTCAGAAATTCCAAGCTCCCGAACCCGCCGTCCTCGTCCTCGAGGACGGTACCCGACACCCCGGGCACGCCTACGGCGCCCGCGGCACCACCCTCGGCGAGGTCGTCTTCGCCACGGCGATGACCGGGTACCAGGAGACGATCACCGACCCGTCCTACGCGGGTCAGATCGTTCTCCAGACCGCACCGCACATCGGCAACACCGGCATGAACGGCGAGGACCACGAGTCCCGCCGCATCTGGGTGTCGGGGTACGTCGTGCGCGACCCCTCGCGCATCGTCTCCAACTGGCGCGCCGACCACTCGCTCGAGGACGCCCTCGTCCGCGACGGCATCGTCGGCATCAGCGGCATCGACACGCGCGCGGTCACCCGGGTGCTGCGATCAGCGGGCTCCATGCGGGGCGGGGTGTTCTCAGGGGATGACGCGGCGCTCAGCGACGACGAGCAGCTGCGCATCGTGCGCGAGGCGCCCGAGATGAGCGGGCAGAACCTGTCCGCGGACGTCTCGGTGCCCGCCGCGCAGGTGACCCCCGCCGTGGGCGAGAAGATCGGCAACCTCGCGATCCTCGACCTCGGCGTGAAGCAGGCCACCGTGAACAACCTCGCCGCCCGCGGGTTCGAGGTCCACGTCCTGCCGCAGACGATCTCGTTCGCCGATATCCAGGCCGTCGACCCCGTCGCCGTCTTCTACTCGAACGGCCCCGGCGACCCCGCGGCATCCGATCGTCACGTCGCGCTCCTGCGCGAGGTCCTCGACGCCCGCCTGCCGTTCTTCGGCATCTGCTTCGGCAACCAGCTGTTCGGCCG is a genomic window containing:
- a CDS encoding PH-like domain-containing protein codes for the protein MTREAAVLVMVAVAVLLIVIGLIAWRRRSRRDAGLTAPVGDAPDGAVTSLRSEGLYVATTRHDDALERLAIRGLAFRSRVDVTVTDAGVALDLTGQPRIFLAADALVSVGQATVAIDRVVERDGLVRLAWTTPEGTVVDSYLRPQDLSARSLSDAISRVLPATSSPTSPQQIPGSDA
- the carA gene encoding glutamine-hydrolyzing carbamoyl-phosphate synthase small subunit, whose translation is MSIQKFQAPEPAVLVLEDGTRHPGHAYGARGTTLGEVVFATAMTGYQETITDPSYAGQIVLQTAPHIGNTGMNGEDHESRRIWVSGYVVRDPSRIVSNWRADHSLEDALVRDGIVGISGIDTRAVTRVLRSAGSMRGGVFSGDDAALSDDEQLRIVREAPEMSGQNLSADVSVPAAQVTPAVGEKIGNLAILDLGVKQATVNNLAARGFEVHVLPQTISFADIQAVDPVAVFYSNGPGDPAASDRHVALLREVLDARLPFFGICFGNQLFGRALGFGTYKLPFGHRGINQPVLDKTTGRVEITAHNHGFAVDAPIEGVIDSPNGYGRVEVSHVGLNDNVVEGLRALDLPAFSVQYHPEAAAGPHDANYLFDRFRDLVVATQETKNA